The Ralstonia sp. RRA DNA segment GCTTTTGTGCATCGCACAAAAATCAGAATTGGCTGATTTTTCGTGCACAGGAATTGCGCGGCAAACCGTTTGGCACAACTTTTTGTGGCAAAAGAATGCGCATTTGTGGTGCGTGACGAAGTCGCTCTCATGCATTAAGCGGCAATTTCGTCTCAAAAAACATACTGTCGCAGCCTAGGTTAGGATGCGTCCGTTCGCCAATTCTGTTGCGCTGCAATTATTTGTTATCTCTCATGCGGGCGTTCTATACCGATCACTTTGTGCTGCCGCTGCCCCCTGGTCACCGTTTTCCGATGCGTAAATACAGTGAGTTACGCGAGCGGGTGTTGATCGAGGTGCCCGGGTTGGCGATGCACGAAGCGCCGCGCGCCGACGACCAGGCTTTGCTGCTGGCGCATGCGCCTGGTTATGTGCAGGCGGTGAGTGCCGGCCTGCTGGATCCGGCGCGCCAGCGTGAAATCGGCTTCCCGTGGTCGCCGGAGATGGTGGAGCGTAGTCGCCGGTCCGCCGGCGCAACGATGGCAGCTTGTGAAGCCGCGATGACCGACGGTATTGCCGTCAATCTGGCGGGCGGTACGCATCACGCCTATGCAGACAAGGGCGCCGGTTTTTGTGTCTTCAACGACGCGGCCATCGCTTCGCGTTGGATGCAGCGTCAGCCGGGCAGGGCGCCCGCGGAGTTTCCCGTCGCCATCGTCGATCTGGATGTGCACCAGGGCAATGGCACCGCGTCGATCCTGCGTGACGACGCTTCGGTGTTCACGTTGTCGGTGCACGGTGAGAAGAACTACCCGTTCCGCAAGGAGGCGTCCGACCTGGATGTAGGCCTGCACGACGGCTGCGGCGATCACGACTATCTGGAAGCCCTGACCGGTGCGCTCGACATCCTGGCCGGGCGCTTCAAGCCTAGCCTCATCATTTACCTGGCTGGCGCCGATCCGCACGAAGGTGACCGTCTGGGGCGGCTCAAGCTGACGATGGCAGGGCTGGCCGCACGCGACCAGCAGGTGTTTGATTTTGCATATCAACGGCGGATTCCGATTGCCGTTACC contains these protein-coding regions:
- a CDS encoding histone deacetylase produces the protein MRAFYTDHFVLPLPPGHRFPMRKYSELRERVLIEVPGLAMHEAPRADDQALLLAHAPGYVQAVSAGLLDPARQREIGFPWSPEMVERSRRSAGATMAACEAAMTDGIAVNLAGGTHHAYADKGAGFCVFNDAAIASRWMQRQPGRAPAEFPVAIVDLDVHQGNGTASILRDDASVFTLSVHGEKNYPFRKEASDLDVGLHDGCGDHDYLEALTGALDILAGRFKPSLIIYLAGADPHEGDRLGRLKLTMAGLAARDQQVFDFAYQRRIPIAVTMAGGYGNNIDDTVAVHAQTIALAARHAQRWAARDEAASASISLPLSA